A single window of Bacteroidales bacterium DNA harbors:
- the pnp gene encoding polyribonucleotide nucleotidyltransferase, protein MSNNAIIKSFQMPDGKEITIETGRLARQADGAVVLRQGNTMLLATVVSSKEAKEDVDFLPLTVEYQEKYSATGRFPGGFFKREARPSEYEILISRLVDRALRPLFPEDYHAETQVLITLISGDKNDAPDALAALAASAAIAVSDIPFNGPISEVRVARINGQLVINPPVEKLEESDIDIMVAATERDIMMVEGEMSEVSEADMLEAIKFAHETIKLQCKAQVELAAMVEKAQTKRVYEHETNDEALKAKMHDELYSKCYEIAGMGTAKHQRSELFSGVIEEFVKTLPEEEAKDKAAMIKRYYHDIEKEAVRNFVLTERRRIDTRKLDEIRPIWSEVDFLPAAHGSSIFTRGETQALVTVTLGTKLDKQVIDGAVFEGKSDFILHYNFPSFSTGEVRFRGGTSRREIGHGNLALRALKPVVPSGEANPYTIRIVSDILESNGSSSMATVCGGTLALMDAGVKIKKPVSGIAMGLIASKDGSKYAVLSDILGDEDHLGDMDFKVTGTRDGITACQMDIKVDGLSYKILEEALEQALRGRLHILNEIEKTISHPREDYKPHVPRIEQLTVPKEFIGAIIGPGGKIIQDIQATTNSTIVIEEVGDFGVVDIVAVNKSSIEAAKARIKGIIAIPEIGATYKGKVKSIITFGAIVEILPGKEGLLHISEIDWRRIANVEDVMKVGDEIDVKLLEVDGKTGKLKLSRKQLLPKPEGYQENTRERDDRGGRDNRDNRNFRDNRDNRDNRDNRSRGEGDGDRNFRPDRPPRR, encoded by the coding sequence ATGTCGAATAACGCAATTATCAAGAGTTTTCAAATGCCGGATGGTAAAGAGATTACCATCGAAACAGGCAGACTTGCACGTCAGGCTGACGGCGCCGTAGTGTTGAGGCAGGGCAACACCATGTTGCTTGCCACCGTAGTGTCAAGTAAAGAAGCCAAGGAAGATGTTGATTTTCTTCCATTAACAGTTGAATATCAGGAAAAATATTCCGCTACAGGGCGCTTTCCCGGCGGTTTTTTCAAACGAGAGGCAAGGCCTTCAGAATATGAGATTCTGATTTCGAGGCTGGTTGACCGCGCCTTAAGGCCATTGTTTCCCGAAGATTACCATGCTGAAACACAGGTGTTGATCACATTGATTTCAGGTGATAAAAATGATGCCCCTGATGCCCTTGCTGCCCTCGCAGCATCTGCTGCCATTGCAGTTTCAGACATTCCGTTCAATGGCCCGATTTCCGAAGTCAGGGTTGCCCGTATCAACGGCCAGCTGGTCATTAATCCACCAGTTGAGAAACTGGAGGAATCGGACATCGACATCATGGTTGCAGCTACCGAAAGAGATATTATGATGGTTGAAGGTGAAATGTCGGAAGTGTCAGAAGCCGACATGCTCGAAGCCATCAAATTTGCCCATGAAACCATCAAACTGCAATGCAAGGCTCAGGTTGAACTGGCTGCAATGGTTGAGAAAGCTCAAACCAAGCGCGTTTATGAGCACGAAACCAACGATGAAGCACTCAAAGCAAAAATGCATGATGAACTCTACTCAAAATGCTACGAAATAGCCGGAATGGGAACAGCCAAACATCAACGTTCAGAGCTATTCAGCGGAGTTATTGAGGAGTTTGTAAAAACATTACCTGAGGAGGAAGCCAAAGATAAAGCCGCAATGATCAAACGGTATTACCACGACATTGAAAAAGAAGCGGTCAGGAATTTTGTATTAACAGAACGCCGCAGGATTGACACCCGCAAACTGGATGAAATTCGTCCAATCTGGTCAGAAGTTGATTTCCTCCCTGCAGCGCATGGATCATCTATCTTTACGCGTGGTGAAACCCAGGCACTGGTAACTGTAACTCTTGGTACGAAGCTCGACAAGCAGGTGATTGACGGTGCTGTTTTTGAAGGCAAAAGTGATTTTATCCTGCATTATAATTTCCCTTCTTTCTCTACTGGTGAAGTCAGATTCAGGGGTGGAACAAGCAGGCGGGAGATCGGTCATGGGAACCTTGCGCTGAGAGCGCTTAAGCCTGTCGTTCCAAGCGGAGAAGCTAACCCTTACACCATCAGGATCGTATCCGATATCCTCGAATCCAACGGTTCATCCTCAATGGCCACTGTGTGCGGCGGTACACTTGCCCTGATGGATGCAGGTGTGAAAATCAAGAAACCCGTATCAGGAATTGCCATGGGATTGATTGCCAGTAAAGATGGCAGCAAATATGCCGTACTTTCCGATATCCTCGGCGATGAAGATCACCTCGGTGATATGGACTTCAAAGTGACAGGTACACGCGATGGCATCACTGCCTGCCAGATGGATATAAAAGTGGACGGATTATCTTACAAAATTTTGGAAGAAGCGCTGGAGCAGGCACTGAGAGGCAGGTTACACATCCTAAACGAAATCGAAAAAACCATCAGCCATCCACGTGAAGACTACAAACCTCATGTTCCGAGAATTGAACAATTAACTGTTCCTAAAGAGTTTATTGGCGCCATTATTGGTCCGGGTGGAAAGATCATCCAGGATATCCAGGCTACAACCAACTCCACTATTGTAATTGAAGAAGTGGGTGATTTTGGCGTTGTAGACATTGTAGCTGTTAACAAAAGCTCAATTGAAGCAGCAAAAGCACGTATCAAAGGCATTATCGCTATTCCTGAAATTGGAGCTACCTACAAAGGAAAAGTCAAGTCGATCATAACCTTCGGTGCAATCGTCGAAATTTTGCCTGGAAAAGAGGGATTGCTTCACATTTCAGAAATTGACTGGCGCAGAATTGCCAACGTGGAAGATGTGATGAAGGTGGGTGATGAGATTGATGTTAAATTGCTTGAAGTAGATGGAAAAACAGGCAAACTGAAGCTTTCGCGCAAGCAGTTACTCCCAAAACCGGAGGGTTATCAGGAGAACACCCGCGAACGTGATGACCGTGGCGGCAGGGATAACCGTGATAACAGGAATTTCAGGGATAACAGAGATAACCGTGATAACAGGGACAATCGCAGCAGAGGCGAGGGTGACGGAGACCGTAATTTCAGACCGGACAGACCTCCAAGAAGATAA
- the rpsO gene encoding 30S ribosomal protein S15, whose amino-acid sequence MYLTSEKKTSLFETYGKSKTDTGSAEGQIALFTHRIQHLTGHLKNQKKDLSTRRSLVLLVGKRRRLLDYLKRTEIDRYRNIIKELGIRK is encoded by the coding sequence ATGTACTTAACAAGCGAAAAGAAAACAAGTTTGTTTGAGACCTACGGGAAATCAAAAACAGATACCGGATCAGCTGAAGGTCAGATTGCTCTTTTTACACACAGAATCCAACACTTGACAGGTCACCTGAAAAATCAGAAAAAAGACCTGAGTACAAGGCGCTCACTGGTGTTGCTGGTTGGTAAAAGAAGAAGACTTCTTGATTACCTGAAAAGAACAGAAATTGACAGATACAGAAACATTATCAAAGAACTCGGTATCAGGAAATAA